The genomic stretch TTTTACAGAAGAAGAAATGCAAAAACTAAAAAGAGAAGCAAAAGAAGTTTTTCGAAAGTTGTTTCCAGAAAGGGTAGATAAAGAATAAATTATGGGTTTAAGTATCTTGTTAAAACTAGTTTGTAGGTTGATCCAACTCCCATAATACCACCTACAATTACTTTACCATCACTTTGTTTATGTATATTGATTTCTCGGAAATAGTTTTGTGTTGGGTTGCTTATGTTTTCCATGAGAGTGATTTCTGCTATTCCGTTATTTCCAAAGGTAGTATCCAAGGTTCCGTTGAGGTTTCTACGTTCCACGCTCAATGAAAATTTGTTTGTATCATACCTCTCATCGACTAAATGTAAGTGATTATCAATCTTACGCAAGGATGGATAGTAACCTAAATTAACACTTCCATCATTTCCGAAAGAGCTATCAGTACTACCATTCCATAAGAACTTGTATAATTTTCCAAACTGTGTTATAAATAATCCTTCATTAGTGAAATCAAACATAGTTTCGTCTACGTGGAAATTTAAATTTAAAGTGTTTATTATTGTTCCATCAGAGTTTATTCGTCGGATGTAGAATTTTATGTTATTATCTTCATTAATGTTGTATGTGAATATAATTTTGTTGTCAATTATTTGGAGGAAAGGAGGGGGATAAATAATAATATAAGAATTAGGTGTATGTTCGAAAAAAAGGTACCCTGTGCCGTTGAAGGATGTATCAAGGGTTCCTCCAGCTGAAACCTTGGCAACAAAATAAAAAGGATAAGCAGGAGATGAATCTGCATAAGAAGTTCCTGCAACCCAAAGACTTCCATCGGGATTGGGGAGTATGTATTTAATAGTTTCATAATTCACTTAAGGGAAGTAATATGAAAAAAAATTTGTTGGAGTTGAATAATTAGTTGATGGGAATTTTCTTATGATTGCTTTGTGAGGGTGAGAATAATCACCTCCTCCCAAAAGAATATCTCCATTGGGTAATATTGTAAAACTATAATAATATGAATAATAAGAAATTGATTGCATATCGTAGTTCAATACACCATTATTTCCAAAGGAAGTGTCAATCTCCCCATTTGAATGAAACCTTATGAAGCGGATTATTTCTTTTGATGATGGTTGATGATATCCCTTAATTATAGCCGCTATTTTACCATCTGCTTGTTGGACTAATTTAAAATCATATAAAGAAGTAAAACCCTCTAAATCTCTAATGACTTTTCCTTGATTACCGAAGGATGTATCAATAATCTCTCTATTGTTCTGATTTTTTTTGATGATCTCAATCAACATCCTACGTGCCATTCCAGATGGAGTTGTGGGATCCTCAGGAAGTTCCTTAAATTCTATGCACGATAGTAAAAAAGCCTAAAACCAAAATAGCTGGAATAGGTGATAAATGAGTTTTCTTCATAACTCACAATCTTAAGGATAATTTTGTATTAGCAAGTATAAAATAACATAATTTTTTATTTTATCCTAAAAGATCTTTAAAAATCTTTCGATTTACTTCTTTTTTATTGACAAAGGATTTTTTATAAGGAAGGGTGGGTTATGATTTATCCTTACAGAGAACACTATCCTGAGATTGGCGAGGGTGTTTTCATCGCTCCCTCAGCAGATGTGATTGGGCAAGTCAAAATTGGAAAACATAGCAGCATCTGGTTTGGTTCTTTAGTTCGAGGTGATGTAGATAAAATTGAAATAGGAGATTTTACGAACATTCAGGATCAATGTGTTGTTCACGTGACGGGTGGAAAGTTTCCTACATACATTGGAAATCATTGCACCTTAGGGCACAGGGTAGTGGTGCATGGAGCTGTTTTGAAGGATTACGCTTTTATTGGGATTGGTGCTATTGTAATGGATGGTTGTGAAGTAGGAGAATTTGCTATTTTAGCCGCAGGGAGTTTACTTCCCCCAGGCAAGAAAATCCCGGATGGGATGTTAGCCATGGGGGTTCCTGCAAAAGTGGTAAGAGCTATCACCGATGAAGAAAGAGAAATGATCATAAAAACCCAAGAAAAATATGCTCAATTAGCAAAAGAATATCTCGAACGGCTGGGAAGACCTACACATTCAAATAATCTTTGAAGTAAAGATGGATTTCTCTGTCTTCAATATTGGCTAAATTTTTGGAAATCCAAGCTTGGACGTTTCTACTTACATTAGAGTCAAGTTTTTCTTTTAAGTAGCCCAAGAAAGATGGACCACTTGCAATGTAAATATAATCATATTTGTTATCTAATTTGGATTGTTTGAGGTATTCACTAATTTCGGAAGCAAATCTTTTATTTTCTACTTCTTTAGGGTCTTCTACGGGTTCGGTTTTATGTCTTCCATAACCGGCTCGATCAAAACTTTCACCACCATCATTGCTATAAATTTTCATTCTTCCTTCTGGGTGTTCGAATTTCTTGATGAGTTTGAAAGGCTTTCCTGGACCTTGATACTCAAAAATCCTTGCTTTGGATTGATCAGCTACAACAATCCACTTTCTTGTGAGGTTCATATATTCTTTCTAATTTGTCAAATGGATTTGTCAAATAAAATCAAACGACAAACGATAAAGAAAAAACTCATGTTTTTACTTTTTCTTTCGATACATGATATTACGGGAGATCGATCATGAAAATTTTCGGCTATAGTGGTGTACAGTTTGATAGTGGATTTCCTAAAGTAGAAGGAGCAAAAACGTATTCTCCTTTTAAATTGAGAACGATCTATGAAAAACACATGCAGATAACCCAAAAGCCACCACTAACAGAACTTGTACCAGAAAAAGAACGGGTTCTGACGGACTTTGCTTTTGCATTAAATGAATATTTAGGAAGAGTAGAAAAGTTAGCCTTGGATTCTGAAGATCTAACCAAAAAATCCATCTATGATCCTGATAATGTTGATGTTCATGAAATCATGATAGCCTCACAAAAAGCCCGCTTTGCTCTGAACTTAACAAAAACCTTAGCGGATGGTGTGATACGAGCCTATCGAGAACTCACAACACCGAGATAATAAAAAAGTTTTGATTTATTAAAGTTGTCAATTCTCTTTGTGAGGAAGCTAAACCTCATGTATGTTTGAGAAGAGCATATATGCATTATCGTTAAATTGTTGTGATTATTTCTTAATTTAATTACTTTAGTTTTTTTGTCTCTTTCCTTAACAAAGAATAAGTAAAAATTTTATGAATTTTGAGCAAAAATCAAAAAATTTTCTTTTCTTAAGTAAAAGAGCTGAAAAAACTTAATATTCCCATCACTGATATGAGGATAAGCTATGCCTGAATTTCTAAAGCAATTATGGAATAAAATAGTGGAGGTCTGGAATCAACTTGATACTGTAAAAAAAATCACTGTCGGAGTGGTTCTGGCTTTGATCATTGCGAGTTTGGCTTTTGTTGCGTTTTATTCAAAAAAGCCAGAGATGGTGGTGCTCTATGAAAATTTGAGTGCTTCGGACTATGCAGAAATCACAAAGTTCTTAGAGACAATGGGTTATGACTGGAGGGGTGTTGGCACGGATACTATTTTCGTCAATGGACTACAAAGACAAGAAATCATCACCAAATTAGCCCAAGAAAACCTCATCCCAGTAGGAGTTGAAGGATGGGAAATTTTCAATATGTCTCGTTGGGATGAAACCACATTTGATAAAAACGTCAAACTCCATCGTGCCATAAAGGGGTCGTTAGAGCAAATGCTCATGACATTGGATTTCGTCAAATCGGCAAGGGTAGAGCTTGCCATACCCCAGAGAAATAATTTTCTTACTGACGTTGAACCTGTAAAAGCCTCTGTGGTTTTAACTCTCAAACCTGGCATTGAAACCCTTACCCCAAAACAAATTAGTGGTATCAAAAACTTGATTTATCGAGCTGTTCCCAACCTTAAAAGAGAAAACATCACCATCACAGATAACTTTGGGAAAGAATTTGTAGAACCTGATGCCTTAGATGAAGAAGAACGAAGACTCAAATTAGTAGAGAAGAAAAAAGAATTCGAAGAGCGAGAAAGACGCAAATGGATGGAAGAAATCAAAAGTAGTCTGAGCGAGCTCTATTCTGCGGATCGAATTACCATCATCAGAGTAGCCCTCAACGTAAACTGGGATGAGATCAAAGAAAAACAACACTTAGTAGAACCCGTAGAAGCGGAACCAGAAAACCCAGAAACCCCCTATCCTGATAGAAAGTTAATGCCGGGAGGAACATTGACAGTCTCAGAAAACACAAGAAATGAGCGCTTTCGTGGTCAAGGTTTTACTCCGGGAGGTCCCACCGGAACCGAGCAGCAACTTCCCCCGGGTTATCGGGATTTGGATTACCAACGAGCTGAATATGGCAATCAAGATGTTATTCGAAACTATGACTACAATCGTATTGAGAAAGAAATCATTCGTCAACCCTGGGAAGAACGAGCTCGTTCTATCGCGGTTGCTGTAGATGGAAGATGGATAAGAAAAGGAGTAAAAGAAGATGGTTCAGGCTATATCAGAGAATACATTCCCCCCACGAAAGAGGAACTCAAAGCCATTGAAAAACTCCTCAAGGCTTCGTTGCTTTATAAAGCAGCAAGAGGGGATCAAATCGTAGTTGAGCATATACAAAAAGATCGTACGGCTCAATTCGAACAAGAAGACGCTGAACTTCGAAGGCAATTGATGATACAGCGGCTTTTAGTCATATCTGCAATTTCCATCTTGGCATTTATTTTATTGTATTTACTTTATCGAGCCATTAAGAATGAAATTGCCCGAAGAAGAAGACTCAGAGAAGAAGAGTTAGCCGCACAGCAACAACTCATGCGAGAAGCCGCACTTAGAGTTGCTGATGAAGGAGCTGCGGAAGTAGAACTTTCAATTGATGAAAAAGCACGAAGAGAACTTCTCGAGAATGCTATCAACTTGGCTCGGGAAAAACCGGATGAAGTTGCAAAACTCCTTCGCACATGGCTTAGTGAAGAAACATAAAGATCAATTTCTTCCTTGATACCCAATCACGTCCATAAAAGCACTAACTGAAAAGACAGCTCTTCCTCTTCCTGGTTCTCCATAACCTGGAGGAACAGGAAGTTTGTATTTTTCAAAGGTTCTTTTCCAAACAGTGAGGAGTTCTAAGAAATAACGTAGGGGAGGTTTTTGTTGGTTTCCTAAGGTTGTATATGGTTCAGGGCACCAGGTAGTGAACCTAGGCACCACTCCGTGACTCATGAAAAACTCCAGACCTTCTTGGGTAGATCGTATTGCTTCTTCAACAGAGTCAAAACCATAGGGTTTGGCTAATTCGACTCCACCAACAAAATTAGGTATTACGTTCGAAGCACCGAAGATCTCTGTTGACTCAATAATTCTTCGAATCCAGTTGTCTCGACCAATGTATCGTTCTTTTCCGGGGCAGAGAATGGAAAAGAGCCGTTTATCCCAAACTTCGTAGTTTGGATGGTAGATTTTGATACCTGCTTCTTTGAAGCGTATCAAATCCTCTTTTTCCCAAGCTTGGACCACCATTTTTCCTAACCAGCGATTTGGAAAGTGGGACTCAATGGCTTCGACATATTGAAAATAAAAATCTTGTTCGTTTTTACCCTGAAGTTCAGTAACAACCGAACCACCTGTGATCGTATAGACTTTAGCCGTTGTGTCTTCTTTGTCAATCCAGCTTAAAACCTCGAGGATGTCTTCGATGCTTTTAACTCCTGTGTAGGGACGCTTGAAGTTCTTTTGTTGACGCCAATTGTGGTTGATGTCGCAAAAAGCGCATTCTTCGTCTTTCCCGAAATACTGACAATTACGAAATACTGTAAGATATATCAAATATCCCCATTCGATCACCGGAGCAATTTCTCCTGGAATTTTGTTGTTTCGTGTTCGGTATTGATACCAAGGTGGTATGGGGGGAAATTCTACTTCCGCAAGCGTAGTGTTGTGGAGTTTGAGTACGACTTGATTTTCTTCGATGGTGATTTTGTAGGGTGATGTGGGATCAATCCTTACGGAAATGACGGTGGGAAGCAGTTCAAACAAACCGCCATGAATTTTAATTTCTTCAGGAGCTCTAAATCGAACCGTCTCTGGTTGCTCAGACAAAGGAACATGGTCAAAAGTAAAAATAAAATAGTCTTTGGTTTTGTATTCTTGGTTTTGTAGAGCTCCTGAATCAAAATTTAATCCAAGTCGCAATATGTCTTGTTTGATGATTGCCTCAATCGGGATTTCTTTGTATTGCTCTATGAATTTTTCTAAAACTTCTAAATCTGTGGAAATGACTTCTTTCGATAAGGGTGTCATATCTTATACCAATAAAATGAAATGAACGACTCAAAAAACAACTTTTTATGGTTTTGTATTGGATATTGACTTTGTTGATTTTCTATTGACATGAAAAAAAATAACAAAAATCCTTCGATATCCATGAAACTCCAACTATTAGAGAGTTTAAAAGAGATTGAAGTCTCTACAACATCAAAACTAAAAACCATCCAAAATTTAGAAGAACTCCGAGAAATCTATCAAGAAGTTTTGGGGAAAAAAGGCAAAATCCCAGAAATCCTCAAGAACCTAAAGGACCTTTCTCTTGAAGAAAAACGAGAAGTGGGAAGTTTTGCAAACGAATTAAGAGACCGATTATCTGAAGTTTTCAAACAAAAACAAACTGAATTAGAGCGTTCACAACTTCTCAGCAAAATCCAACAGGAATATTTTGATGCAAGAAGACCTTTGTCTTCAAAAGTTGGGAATTTGCATCCATTGAGTCAAATCCAATATGAAGTAGAAGACATTTTTCTTGCTATGGGATTTCAAATCATGGATGGACCCGAAGTCGAATTAGATGAATATAATTTCGGGAAGTTGAATTTTACTGATGATCACCCTGCAAGAGACATGCAGGATACGTTTTGGACAACGGATGGTTTTTTGCTTCGAACCCATACTTCTTCTGTGCAGGTTCGAGCCATGGAGGTTTTAACTCCTCCCTTTCGAGTAATTGTTCCAGGAAGAGTGTATCGTTATGAAGAAACCGATGCCTCCCACGAAAATACTTTTTATCAATTAGAAGGGATGATGGTGGATAAAGATGTTTCCGTTGCCCATTTGATTTATGTGATGAAAACCTTTCTTTCCACGTTTTTTGAAAAAGAAGTGAAGGTTCGACTACGACCTGGGTTTTTTCCCTTCGTGGAGCCTGGCTTTGAGTTGGATATTCAATGTCTTGTGTGCAAAGGGAAGGGTTGTCCTGTTTGTAAATATACTGGATGGGTAGAAATCCTTCCTTGTGGCTTGATCCATCCTAATGTTTTGAAAGCAGGTAAAATTGATCCTAATGAATGGTCGGGGTTTGCCTTTGGGATGGGACTAAGCCGTTTGGTGATGATGCGACATTCTATTGAGGACATACGTCATTTTCTTTCGGGAAATATTCGATTTTTGGAGCAATTTTAGTTATATGAAGTTATCCTTTCGTTGGTTAAATCATTATATCGAATTGCATGATGTTTCAATTGGAGAATTAGCTCACAAAATCACCATGTCGATTTGCGAGATTGAAGATATTCATAAGGTGTTTGAGTTTGATCCTAATCTCGTAATCGGAAAAGTCTTAGAGGTATCACCACATCCAGATTCTCATCAACTCAAAATCTGCAAGGTGGATATTGGTAGCGATGTTCTTCAGATTGTTAGTGGTGCTGAAAACTTAGAAAAAAACCAGCATGTTGTAGTGGCAAAAATCGGTGCAAAACTCAAAGCTGACAAAGACAATGAAAAAGAAGAACTCAAAATCGAAAAACGAACCATCAAGAATGTTGACTCATTTGGGATGATTTGTTCTACGAAAGAGCTCCAACTGGATAACCTTTTTGGCTTTAATGGTGGGGTATGGATTTTAGATGAATTAGAAGAAGACGTTTGGGATTTCATTCATAAAGCAAAAGCAAAAAAATCAAAAAAACAAATCCCAGAGGGTAAAAAAAAGAACATCAAAAACAAAAAATTCACTTTAGGAACTCCCTTGAGGGAATTTCTCCCTATTGAGGATACAGTCTTAGAGATCGATAACAAATCCATAACCCATAGACCTGACTTGTGGGGACATTTTGGTTTTGCTTTGGAGCTCTCTGCTTTATTGGGAAGAAAAATTAAATATGACGTAGTTAATAAAACCAAAGAAGAATCTAAAAAACTTTCATATAATAAAAAACTCCCGCAGAAAAAAATCTTAATTCAAAACGAGTCAGCATTAGCGTACAATGGGGTTGTTTGTTCTGATGTTCGGGTAGAAAAATCCCCTTTTTGGATGCGCCTTCTTTTGACTTCCATTGATCAGAAATCTATCAATAATATCGTTGATATTTCGAATTTTGTCATGTATGAGTTGGGTCAGCCTAATCATGCCTTTGATTTGGATGAAATCAAATCCGATACCATCAGATGTGACTTCAACAAAAAAGAATTTCTTTTTACTGCATTGGACAAAGAAACTTACACCATTCCGAAAAACAGTATTGTGATTTATGACGAGGATCGTCCCATTGCTTTGGGAGGAATCATTGGAGGATACGAAACTTCTATTCAAGAGAAGACCAAAAATATTTTTATTGAGTCTGCCACATTCCCACGAGAACACATCCGAAAAACCATTTCAGCACTCTCCATCAGAACCGAATCAGCCCGGCGTTTTGAGAAAGGACAGGACCCTGCAAAATCAAAATTAGGAATAGAAAGATTTTTGATTCTTTTGAAACAACAGCAACCCCAAGTTAAAATAGGAAAGATTCAATCATATCCAAAAAAACTAAAAATACAAGAAAATAAAATCCAAACAACTATTTCGTTTATTCAAAAAAGATTGGGCTTTTCGATTTCGAAAAACAAAGTCAAGGAAATTCTCAATCGCCTAAACTTTAAAATTGAAGAAGTAGATAAAGATACAATAAAAATCACAGTTCCCAGTTATCGTTCTTATTATGATATTACCATTCCGGAAGACATCGTAGAGGAGATTGGACGACTTTATGGCTATGATAACATTGAACCCGTAGCACCCAGAGTAGAAATTCAAAAGCCGAAATTACCTCATCAACGATATTTCGAAAGACAAGTGAAGTTCTTTCTTAGCCAATCAGGTAGTTTCTATGAAACAATGAATTATTCTTTTGCAAGCAAAGAAGATAATCTACAGTTTGGATATGAGGGAATACAGCTAAAAAATCCAGCTCAAAAACAAAAAGACAGAATGCGAGTAAGCCTCATACCAGGACTTTTAGAGCAACTGAAACTCAACATCCATCGTTTTGAAGAAGCGGGTCTTTACGAATTAGGAAGGGTTTTTCTCCCCGAAGAAAAAGAAAAGAAAACAAAACAAAATTCAAATAAACTTCCTTTAGAGAAACAAAAACTAACATTGGTATATTTCACGGAAAGGCTGCAAGATTATAAAAATTATTTTAAATCTTCTGATGATGAAAGAATAGGAATTTTTTATTATGTCCGAGAGATCATAGAAAAGATGTTTAAGTATTTTTATATTGACTATGAAATCAAAGAAAATACGAAACATTTTCTCTATCATCCCAATTGTCAGGTGGAATTTTATCGTTTCGATCAATCATTAGGAAGTTTAGGGATTCTTCATCCTGATCTCTATATGAAATACGAATTCCCGTTATCGAAGGTCATAATTTTAGGGGATTTGGATTTTGATGGTTTGTATGCCATCTGGAATGAGAAAAGAAGTAAAAAAGAAACAACTTATAAACCTCCTTCTCAATTTCCAAAGTCAACTTTTGATTTTACTATTCTTCTCGAAAAGAGAGAGTCAACATATACACCAATAGAACATATTCAAACTCTGAAATTTCCAGAAATCCAAAAGATTGAGGTTTTAGAAATCTACACAGGAGCTCCCATTCCAGAAGGAAAAAAATCTGTTTCTTATCGAGTACATTGTTTGGATTACCAGTCGATTCCGAGTGAAAGGATCCAAACGATGTTGGATAGTATTGTCAAACTTTTAGAAAAGAAAGGATTTCCTTTGCGAGTTTAGACATATAATCTTTTTTGGAACTTCAAAAAAATTCAATTTTCTTCACATATAAACCGAAATTCTTTGATAAAATGATTTCCAAAAACGAAAAATCAATTAAACTAAATCATTAAAAACAATTCTATAGAGAGAGGAAGTATGGGAAAAACACAAACACATTTATCCAAAAAAGAATTGAAAGAATTCAAGGAACTTCTTTTAGAAGAAAGAAAAAAAATCTTAGAACAACTATCAGAAGAAGAACAATTGTTTTTGAATCAAGAAGAACCGGATGAAGCCGATCAAGCTGATGTTTATATTAACAATACATTGCTTCGCAATCTTTCTGACGTTGAATTAGAAAAGCTGCGTTTAATTGATCGAGCTCTCGAAAAAATTGAACTTGGAACCTATGGTATATGTGAAGGAACGGGAAAACCCATACCCAAAGAGAGACTTCGAGCAATTCCTTGGACACCCTATACAGTCGAATATGCTGAAATGTTAGATAAGAAGAAAAAAAGAAGATAAAACAAAAGAAATCCTAAATCACAAAACATTAAATTTGTGTTTCATTTCAGATTCTTTAGCTTAAAAAATTAAATGAGTTAAAAATTATTTCTCTTTTAATTGTTTTTTCTAAATCAATCTAAAAGTTTTAATCATTGACTCAAAAATAAATTCTCTAAATCCTTGTTTCGTATGGTAGAAGTCATGGATAAAAATTACTCTGCACATCAAATCAAGGTTCTGAAAGGTTTAGAGGCAGTTCGAAAACGTCCAGGAATGTATATTGGCACACAGGATGAAACGGGTCTACACAAAATGGTATATGAAGTTGTCGATAATTCTGTGGATGAATTCATGGCTGGGTATGCCACTTTTGTTGAAGTGAT from Leptospiraceae bacterium encodes the following:
- the fliF gene encoding flagellar basal-body MS-ring/collar protein FliF, with amino-acid sequence MPEFLKQLWNKIVEVWNQLDTVKKITVGVVLALIIASLAFVAFYSKKPEMVVLYENLSASDYAEITKFLETMGYDWRGVGTDTIFVNGLQRQEIITKLAQENLIPVGVEGWEIFNMSRWDETTFDKNVKLHRAIKGSLEQMLMTLDFVKSARVELAIPQRNNFLTDVEPVKASVVLTLKPGIETLTPKQISGIKNLIYRAVPNLKRENITITDNFGKEFVEPDALDEEERRLKLVEKKKEFEERERRKWMEEIKSSLSELYSADRITIIRVALNVNWDEIKEKQHLVEPVEAEPENPETPYPDRKLMPGGTLTVSENTRNERFRGQGFTPGGPTGTEQQLPPGYRDLDYQRAEYGNQDVIRNYDYNRIEKEIIRQPWEERARSIAVAVDGRWIRKGVKEDGSGYIREYIPPTKEELKAIEKLLKASLLYKAARGDQIVVEHIQKDRTAQFEQEDAELRRQLMIQRLLVISAISILAFILLYLLYRAIKNEIARRRRLREEELAAQQQLMREAALRVADEGAAEVELSIDEKARRELLENAINLAREKPDEVAKLLRTWLSEET
- a CDS encoding flagellar hook-basal body complex protein FliE; this encodes MKIFGYSGVQFDSGFPKVEGAKTYSPFKLRTIYEKHMQITQKPPLTELVPEKERVLTDFAFALNEYLGRVEKLALDSEDLTKKSIYDPDNVDVHEIMIASQKARFALNLTKTLADGVIRAYRELTTPR
- the pheT gene encoding phenylalanine--tRNA ligase subunit beta translates to MKLSFRWLNHYIELHDVSIGELAHKITMSICEIEDIHKVFEFDPNLVIGKVLEVSPHPDSHQLKICKVDIGSDVLQIVSGAENLEKNQHVVVAKIGAKLKADKDNEKEELKIEKRTIKNVDSFGMICSTKELQLDNLFGFNGGVWILDELEEDVWDFIHKAKAKKSKKQIPEGKKKNIKNKKFTLGTPLREFLPIEDTVLEIDNKSITHRPDLWGHFGFALELSALLGRKIKYDVVNKTKEESKKLSYNKKLPQKKILIQNESALAYNGVVCSDVRVEKSPFWMRLLLTSIDQKSINNIVDISNFVMYELGQPNHAFDLDEIKSDTIRCDFNKKEFLFTALDKETYTIPKNSIVIYDEDRPIALGGIIGGYETSIQEKTKNIFIESATFPREHIRKTISALSIRTESARRFEKGQDPAKSKLGIERFLILLKQQQPQVKIGKIQSYPKKLKIQENKIQTTISFIQKRLGFSISKNKVKEILNRLNFKIEEVDKDTIKITVPSYRSYYDITIPEDIVEEIGRLYGYDNIEPVAPRVEIQKPKLPHQRYFERQVKFFLSQSGSFYETMNYSFASKEDNLQFGYEGIQLKNPAQKQKDRMRVSLIPGLLEQLKLNIHRFEEAGLYELGRVFLPEEKEKKTKQNSNKLPLEKQKLTLVYFTERLQDYKNYFKSSDDERIGIFYYVREIIEKMFKYFYIDYEIKENTKHFLYHPNCQVEFYRFDQSLGSLGILHPDLYMKYEFPLSKVIILGDLDFDGLYAIWNEKRSKKETTYKPPSQFPKSTFDFTILLEKRESTYTPIEHIQTLKFPEIQKIEVLEIYTGAPIPEGKKSVSYRVHCLDYQSIPSERIQTMLDSIVKLLEKKGFPLRV
- a CDS encoding host attachment protein; this encodes MNLTRKWIVVADQSKARIFEYQGPGKPFKLIKKFEHPEGRMKIYSNDGGESFDRAGYGRHKTEPVEDPKEVENKRFASEISEYLKQSKLDNKYDYIYIASGPSFLGYLKEKLDSNVSRNVQAWISKNLANIEDREIHLYFKDYLNV
- a CDS encoding radical SAM protein, whose protein sequence is MTPLSKEVISTDLEVLEKFIEQYKEIPIEAIIKQDILRLGLNFDSGALQNQEYKTKDYFIFTFDHVPLSEQPETVRFRAPEEIKIHGGLFELLPTVISVRIDPTSPYKITIEENQVVLKLHNTTLAEVEFPPIPPWYQYRTRNNKIPGEIAPVIEWGYLIYLTVFRNCQYFGKDEECAFCDINHNWRQQKNFKRPYTGVKSIEDILEVLSWIDKEDTTAKVYTITGGSVVTELQGKNEQDFYFQYVEAIESHFPNRWLGKMVVQAWEKEDLIRFKEAGIKIYHPNYEVWDKRLFSILCPGKERYIGRDNWIRRIIESTEIFGASNVIPNFVGGVELAKPYGFDSVEEAIRSTQEGLEFFMSHGVVPRFTTWCPEPYTTLGNQQKPPLRYFLELLTVWKRTFEKYKLPVPPGYGEPGRGRAVFSVSAFMDVIGYQGRN
- the pheS gene encoding phenylalanine--tRNA ligase subunit alpha codes for the protein MKLQLLESLKEIEVSTTSKLKTIQNLEELREIYQEVLGKKGKIPEILKNLKDLSLEEKREVGSFANELRDRLSEVFKQKQTELERSQLLSKIQQEYFDARRPLSSKVGNLHPLSQIQYEVEDIFLAMGFQIMDGPEVELDEYNFGKLNFTDDHPARDMQDTFWTTDGFLLRTHTSSVQVRAMEVLTPPFRVIVPGRVYRYEETDASHENTFYQLEGMMVDKDVSVAHLIYVMKTFLSTFFEKEVKVRLRPGFFPFVEPGFELDIQCLVCKGKGCPVCKYTGWVEILPCGLIHPNVLKAGKIDPNEWSGFAFGMGLSRLVMMRHSIEDIRHFLSGNIRFLEQF
- a CDS encoding gamma carbonic anhydrase family protein — encoded protein: MIYPYREHYPEIGEGVFIAPSADVIGQVKIGKHSSIWFGSLVRGDVDKIEIGDFTNIQDQCVVHVTGGKFPTYIGNHCTLGHRVVVHGAVLKDYAFIGIGAIVMDGCEVGEFAILAAGSLLPPGKKIPDGMLAMGVPAKVVRAITDEEREMIIKTQEKYAQLAKEYLERLGRPTHSNNL
- a CDS encoding TraR/DksA family transcriptional regulator; the protein is MGKTQTHLSKKELKEFKELLLEERKKILEQLSEEEQLFLNQEEPDEADQADVYINNTLLRNLSDVELEKLRLIDRALEKIELGTYGICEGTGKPIPKERLRAIPWTPYTVEYAEMLDKKKKRR